Proteins encoded in a region of the Triplophysa rosa linkage group LG6, Trosa_1v2, whole genome shotgun sequence genome:
- the atp5po gene encoding ATP synthase subunit O, mitochondrial encodes MAALGLGLQVRQFSTSVIRPVAKLVKPPIQVYGVEGRYATALFSAASKQKNLDKVEQELGRVASMIKDPKLSSMVMNPHVKRSIKLKTFVDALTKAKLSPITINLINVLAENGRLTLTPDVITAFSKMMSAHRGEVTCSVTTALPLDEANLAELKVALNGFLAKGETIKLETKSDSSILGGMIVSIGDKYVDMSTKTKIQKLTNLIRET; translated from the exons ATGGCAGCGCTTGGACTGGGGCTGCAG GTGCGTCAGTTTAGCACGTCTGTGATCCGACCGGTTGCAAAACTTGTCAAG CCCCCTATCCAGGTCTATGGGGTCGAGGGACGATATGCTACTGCTCTGTTTTCTGCTGCCAGTAAGCAAAAGAACCTTGATAAGGTGGAACAGGAACTTGGTCGTGTGGCT AGCATGATTAAGGACCCTAAGCTTTCGAGTATGGTGATGAACCCCCATGTCAAGCGCAGTATCAAATTGAAGACCTTTGTTGATGCCCTGACTAAGGCAAAGCTCTCCCCCATCACTATCAACCTCATCA ATGTCCTAGCTGAAAATGGCCGCTTGACCTTGACCCCTGATGTCATCACAGCCTTTAGCAAAATGATGAGTGCCCACAGAGGAGAGGTCACATGTTCTGTCACCACTGCCCTG CCTCTGGATGAAGCTAATCTTGCAGAGCTGAAGGTGGCACTAAATGGCTTCCTTGCCAAGGGAGAAACTATCAAGCTGGAGACCAAG TCTGATTCTTCCATCCTTGGGGGAATGATCGTGAGCATTGGTGATAAGTATGTGGATATGTCTACCAAGACGAAGATCCAAAAGCTTACCAATCTGATCAGGGAGACCTAA
- the slc5a3b gene encoding sodium/myo-inositol cotransporter — protein MSKMGPAMEAADIAVVALYFVLVLAIGLLAMWKANRSTVSGYFLAGRTMNWAVIGASLFVSNIGSEHFIGLAGSGAASGFAVGAWEFNALLLLQLLGWVFIPVYIHCGVYTMPEYLYKRYGGKRLKVYFAALSILLYVFTKLSVDLYAGALFIQESLGWNLYLSIILLITMTALLTVTGGLVAVIYTDTLQAVLMIFGALTLTVISLIKVGGLDGLRVKYMEAVPNVTAILANSNFTYTNSCRIHPKPDSLKLLRGPLDEDIPWPGFLLGQTPASIWYWCADQVIVQRVLAAKNIAHAKGSTLLAGVLKIFPMFIIVIPGMISRILFPDEMACIGPEHCMAVCGSQAGCSNIAYPRLVMSVMPVGLRGLMMAVMIAALMSDLDSIFNSASTIFTLDIYKMVRMRASPHELLVVGRMFVVFMVIFSIAWVPVIIEMQGGQMYLYIQEMAGYLTPPIAALFLLGVFWKRCNETGAFWGGMTGFVLGTTRLLLGFIYREPKCDQPDERPAFITHVHYMYIAAGLFWISGLVAVVVSLCTPPPEKNKIQRTTVWGLRKLKQCIVTERKEMYKLNGNSDLRKDVPENVQNERCLDGADSKLLKPSHCDQDPMTPSTEASTPMELYSNGHAKLMNQKDKDKYDEEGCPQVFDWICGHKENTSVQPKIIEEDEETVREMLYEPPKIKLLLNMGLILVCSLGIFMFVYFSL, from the coding sequence atgtcaaaaatgggACCAGCAATGGAGGCAGCGGATATCGCAGTtgttgcactttattttgtcCTTGTGCTTGCAATTGGTCTCCTTGCCATGTGGAAGGCAAACCGTAGCACTGTCAGCGGCTACTTCCTGGCAGGCCGAACTATGAATTGGGCAGTGATTGGCGCCTCGCTGTTTGTCAGCAACATTGGTAGCGAGCATTTCATTGGCCTTGCCGGATCTGGGGCAGCAAGTGGTTTCGCAGTGGGCGCCTGGGAGTTCAACGCCCTCTTGCTTCTGCAACTGCTGGGATGGGTATTTATCCCAGTTTATATTCACTGTGGAGTTTATACCATGCCCGAGTACCTTTACAAGCGTTACGGGGGTAAGCGGCTAAAGGTTTACTTTGCCGCACTGTCTATTTTGCTCTATGTCTTTACCAAACTCTCAGTGGACTTGTATGCAGGCGCTCTGTTCATTCAGGAGTCGCTTGGTTGGAACCTGTACCTGTCAATCATATTGCTCATCACAATGACGGCCCTCTTGACAGTGACCGGTGGACTGGTGGCAGTGATCTACACGGACACTCTACAAGCTGTGCTCATGATTTTTGGTGCATTAACCCTTACTGTCATCAGTCTGATCAAAGTGGGAGGTTTGGATGGTTTACGGGTAAAATACATGGAGGCGGTCCCAAACGTTACAGCCATTCTGGCTAACAGCAACTTCACGTACACCAACTCTTGCCGGATCCATCCAAAGCCAGACTCGCTCAAGCTCCTACGAGGACCGCTTGATGAGGACATCCCTTGGCCGGGATTCCTATTGGGTCAGACACCTGCATCGATTTGGTATTGGTGTGCTGACCAGGTCATTGTACAGAGAGTGTTAGCGGCCAAGAATATTGCCCATGCCAAAGGCTCTACTCTTTTGGCAGGTGTACTTAAGATCTTTCCCATGTTCATCATCGTCATTCCAGGAATGATTTCAAGAATACTGTTCCCAGATGAGATGGCGTGTATCGGACCGGAGCACTGCATGGCCGTGTGCGGCAGTCAGGCTGGCTGTTCCAACATTGCCTACCCTCGACTGGTCATGAGCGTAATGCCGGTGGGTTTGCGAGGGCTGATGATGGCTGTAATGATCGCTGCCCTTATGAGTGACTTGGACTCAATTTTCAACAGCGCTAGCACCATTTTCACTTTAGACATTTATAAAATGGTGCGCATGCGTGCCTCACCCCATGAGCTGCTGGTGGTTGGCAGGATGTTCGTGGTGTTCATGGTGATTTTTAGCATTGCTTGGGTGCCTGTTATAATTGAGATGCAAGGCGGTCAGATGTACCTCTACATTCAGGAGATGGCAGGATACCTCACACCTCCCATCGCAGCTCTGTTTCTACTTGGAGTCTTCTGGAAGCGTTGTAATGAGACTGGAGCATTTTGGGGTGGCATGACTGGGTTCGTCTTGGGGACCACTCGACTCCTTCTTGGCTTCATATATCGTGAGCCAAAATGTGACCAGCCGGATGAGCGACCAGCTTTCATCACACACGTTCACTATATGTACATTGCTGCTGGGCTGTTTTGGATCTCTGGCCTGGTGGCTGTGGTTGTCAGTTTGTGCACACCACCCCCAGAAAAGAACAAAATCCAGCGTACTACAGTCTGGGGATTACGGAAACTTAAACAATGTATTGTAACTGAACGAAAGGAAATGTACAAACTCAACGGTAATAGTGATCTTCGGAAAGATGTGCCTGAGAATGTCCAGAATGAGAGATGTCTTGATGGGGCGGACTCAAAACTCCTCAAGCCCTCCCATTGTGACCAAGATCCCATGACCCCCAGCACAGAGGCATCCACACCAATGGAACTATACAGCAATGGTCACGCAAAGCTTATGAATCAAAAAGATAAAGACAAGTATGATGAAGAGGGTTGCCCGCAAGTATTTGACTGGATTTGTGGGCACAAGGAGAATACGTCTGTCCAACCCAAAATCATTGAGGAAGACGAAGAAACTGTCCGTGAAATGCTTTATGAACCCCCCAAGATCAAACTGTTACTTAACATGGGCCTGATATTAGTCTGTTCACTGGGTAtctttatgtttgtgtatttctcTTTGTAA